One window of the Mycobacterium haemophilum DSM 44634 genome contains the following:
- the nusA gene encoding transcription termination factor NusA: MNIDMAALHAIEVDRGISVNELLDTIRSALLTAYRHTQGHQMDARIDIDRKTGVVRVIAREVDDDGNVISEWDDTPEGFGRIAATTARQVMLQRFRDAENERTYGEFSTREGEIVAGVIQRDSRANARGLVVVRMGSETKASEGVIPAAEQVPGESYEHGNRLRCYVVGVTRGAREPLITLSRTHPNLVRKLFSLEVPEIADGSVEIVAVAREAGHRSKIAVTSHVPGLNAKGACIGPMGQRVRNVMSELSGEKIDIIDYDEDPARFVANALSPAKVVSVSVIDQTARAARVVVPDFQLSLAIGKEGQNARLAARLTGWRIDIRGDAPPRSAGQPEQNASHGVAH; encoded by the coding sequence ATGAACATCGACATGGCCGCGCTACATGCCATCGAGGTGGATCGGGGTATCTCGGTCAATGAGTTGCTCGACACGATCAGGTCTGCCCTGCTGACCGCCTACCGGCATACCCAGGGTCACCAGATGGATGCGCGTATCGACATCGACCGCAAAACCGGCGTCGTGCGGGTGATCGCCCGCGAGGTCGATGACGACGGCAATGTCATCAGTGAATGGGATGACACGCCGGAGGGTTTTGGCCGTATCGCGGCTACTACCGCGCGCCAGGTAATGCTGCAACGATTTCGCGACGCCGAAAATGAGCGCACTTACGGCGAGTTTTCCACCCGCGAGGGTGAGATTGTCGCGGGTGTGATCCAGCGCGACAGCCGGGCTAATGCCCGTGGACTAGTCGTGGTCCGGATGGGCAGCGAGACCAAGGCCTCCGAAGGTGTGATCCCGGCAGCTGAACAGGTCCCCGGCGAGAGCTACGAGCATGGCAACCGGCTGCGGTGCTACGTAGTCGGGGTGACTCGCGGGGCGCGGGAGCCGTTGATCACCTTGTCTCGCACCCACCCCAACCTGGTACGCAAACTCTTCTCGTTGGAAGTCCCGGAGATCGCCGACGGCTCGGTGGAGATCGTGGCGGTGGCCCGGGAGGCCGGCCACCGGTCCAAGATCGCGGTGACCTCCCACGTTCCGGGCTTGAATGCCAAAGGGGCCTGTATCGGTCCGATGGGCCAACGGGTCCGCAACGTGATGAGCGAGCTTTCCGGCGAGAAGATCGACATCATCGACTACGACGAAGACCCGGCCCGTTTCGTCGCCAACGCGTTGTCACCCGCGAAGGTGGTCTCGGTGTCGGTTATCGATCAGACTGCCCGGGCGGCCCGCGTGGTGGTTCCCGACTTTCAGTTGTCGCTGGCCATCGGCAAGGAAGGGCAGAACGCGCGGCTAGCCGCCCGGCTTACCGGGTGGCGTATCGACATTCGCGGTGATGCGCCGCCGCGCTCGGCGGGCCAGCCCGAACAGAATGCCAGCCATGGGGTGGCCCATTAA
- a CDS encoding ferritin-like domain-containing protein gives MTSIEPNAPTPVATPKRTPVGKDSDNAALSEALAVEHSTIYGYGIVSALSPPSVNNLVVDALTQHRQRRDDVIAMLTARRITPPVAASGYQLPMLVGSAADAARLAARMENDAATAWRAVTEHAETADDRAFAATALAQSAVMAARWNKVLGAWPITTAFPGGNE, from the coding sequence ATGACCTCCATTGAGCCCAACGCACCCACCCCGGTCGCGACACCCAAGCGCACCCCGGTTGGTAAGGACTCCGACAACGCCGCGCTGAGCGAAGCGCTTGCCGTCGAGCACTCGACCATTTACGGCTACGGCATCGTGTCGGCGCTATCGCCCCCGAGTGTCAACAACCTGGTGGTGGACGCCCTGACCCAGCATCGCCAACGTCGCGACGATGTCATCGCGATGCTGACCGCCCGACGAATCACTCCTCCAGTCGCCGCCTCCGGCTACCAGTTGCCCATGCTGGTCGGCAGCGCGGCTGATGCAGCGCGCCTGGCCGCGCGGATGGAGAACGACGCAGCGACAGCCTGGCGGGCCGTCACCGAGCATGCCGAGACCGCCGATGACCGCGCGTTCGCCGCGACGGCCCTAGCCCAGAGCGCGGTCATGGCCGCCCGATGGAACAAAGTGCTGGGCGCCTGGCCCATCACCACCGCCTTCCCGGGCGGCAACGAATAG
- the rimP gene encoding ribosome maturation factor RimP: protein MSTGLPSQTQVIELLGGEFARAGYEIEDVVIDARSQPPRITVIADGDTALDLDTIATLSRSASALLDGLDNIADRYVLEVSSPGVERPLTSEKHFRRARGRKVELALSDGSQLTGRVGQTCGDTVALVVREGRDWVVRAIPLVEIVKAVVQVEFSPPTQAELELATGVVRGQARRTEAGA, encoded by the coding sequence GTGAGCACCGGGCTACCTTCGCAGACACAGGTAATCGAGCTGCTCGGTGGAGAGTTCGCGCGTGCCGGTTACGAGATCGAGGACGTGGTCATCGACGCTCGGTCCCAACCGCCCCGGATTACCGTGATTGCCGACGGTGACACAGCCCTCGATCTGGACACCATAGCCACCCTGTCGCGTTCGGCATCGGCCTTACTGGACGGCCTGGATAACATCGCGGACCGCTACGTCCTCGAGGTCAGCTCGCCCGGTGTGGAACGACCGCTGACCAGTGAGAAACACTTCCGCCGCGCCCGCGGCCGCAAGGTTGAACTGGCCTTGTCGGACGGATCGCAGCTGACCGGTCGAGTCGGGCAGACGTGCGGCGACACGGTGGCGTTGGTGGTCCGCGAAGGCCGCGACTGGGTGGTGCGCGCGATCCCGCTTGTTGAAATCGTGAAAGCTGTTGTCCAGGTGGAGTTTTCACCACCTACACAAGCGGAGTTGGAACTAGCGACTGGGGTGGTCAGGGGGCAGGCCCGCAGAACGGAGGCCGGAGCATGA
- a CDS encoding YlxR family protein encodes MSTGNGSYAVIVDIASSLPGRGAWLHPNRQCVQQAIRRRAFTRALRIAGSPDTSAVVEHIEFLSAPDRPGNRTGSKEYEHTVKSR; translated from the coding sequence GTGTCAACCGGGAACGGCAGTTATGCCGTGATCGTTGACATAGCGAGTAGCCTTCCAGGGCGGGGCGCGTGGTTGCATCCCAACAGGCAGTGCGTGCAACAAGCGATTCGGCGGCGGGCTTTCACCAGGGCGCTGCGCATCGCCGGTTCACCGGACACATCCGCGGTGGTCGAGCACATAGAGTTTCTCAGTGCGCCCGATCGTCCCGGCAACAGAACAGGTAGCAAAGAATATGAGCACACCGTGAAGTCCCGATGA
- a CDS encoding MFS transporter produces MTALNDHERAVHNWTAARSDRPAPSRPTRQAEPASERASKYPTWLPSGRFIAAVIAIGGMQLLATMDSTVAIVALPKIQNELSLSDAGRSWVITAYVLTFGGLMLLGGRLGDTIGRKRTFIVGVALFTISSVLCAVAWDEATLVIARLLQGIGSAIASPTGLALVATTFSKGPARNAATAVFAAMTAIGSVMGLVVGGALTEVSWRLAFLVNVPIGLVMIYLARTALQETNKERMKLDAAGAILATLACTAAVFAFSMGPERGWISLTTIGSGVVALAAAIAFAVVERTAESPVVPFDLFRDRNRLVTFIAIFLAGGVMFSLTVSIGLYVQDILGYSALRAGVGFIPFVIAMGIGLGVSSQLVSRFSPRVLTIGGGWLLVVAMLYGWAFMNRGVPYFPNLLAPIVVGGIGIGMAVVPLTLSAIAGVGFDRIGPVSAIALMLQSLGGPLVLAVIQAVITSRTLYLGGTTGPVKFMNDAQLHALDHGYTYGLLWVAGAAVIVGGAAVLIGYTPEQVAHAQEVKEAIDAGEL; encoded by the coding sequence ATGACGGCTCTCAACGACCATGAGCGGGCAGTCCACAACTGGACAGCTGCCCGCTCGGATCGTCCGGCCCCGTCGCGACCGACGCGCCAGGCGGAGCCCGCCTCAGAACGTGCGAGCAAGTACCCGACGTGGCTGCCCTCCGGTCGTTTTATCGCAGCGGTCATCGCGATCGGTGGCATGCAGCTCTTGGCGACCATGGACAGCACCGTCGCCATCGTCGCGCTTCCCAAGATCCAAAACGAGCTGAGCCTGTCCGACGCCGGCCGTAGCTGGGTGATCACCGCCTACGTGCTGACCTTCGGCGGGCTGATGTTGCTCGGCGGCCGCCTCGGCGACACCATCGGGCGCAAGCGCACGTTCATCGTCGGCGTCGCGCTGTTCACCATCTCCTCGGTGCTGTGCGCCGTGGCCTGGGACGAAGCGACCTTGGTCATCGCTCGGCTATTGCAGGGCATCGGGTCGGCTATTGCATCGCCGACCGGTCTCGCGCTGGTCGCGACCACCTTCTCGAAGGGCCCAGCGCGCAATGCCGCCACGGCGGTGTTCGCCGCGATGACGGCAATCGGCTCGGTGATGGGCCTGGTGGTCGGCGGTGCGCTGACCGAGGTGTCGTGGCGGCTGGCGTTTCTGGTGAACGTGCCGATCGGGTTGGTGATGATCTATCTGGCCCGCACCGCTTTGCAGGAGACCAACAAGGAACGGATGAAGCTGGACGCGGCCGGGGCCATTCTGGCCACGCTGGCTTGCACCGCCGCCGTTTTCGCCTTCTCGATGGGACCGGAGAGGGGTTGGATTTCGCTGACCACGATCGGTTCGGGCGTGGTGGCATTGGCCGCCGCTATCGCCTTTGCCGTCGTGGAACGTACCGCCGAAAGCCCCGTCGTACCGTTTGACCTGTTCCGCGACCGCAACCGGCTGGTCACCTTCATCGCGATCTTCCTGGCCGGTGGCGTCATGTTCAGCCTGACCGTGTCCATCGGCCTCTACGTGCAGGACATCTTGGGCTACAGCGCGCTGCGCGCGGGCGTCGGCTTTATCCCGTTCGTCATCGCGATGGGAATCGGCCTGGGCGTGTCCTCACAACTGGTGTCCCGGTTTTCGCCACGGGTGTTGACGATCGGTGGTGGCTGGCTGCTGGTGGTCGCGATGCTGTACGGCTGGGCGTTCATGAACCGTGGCGTTCCCTACTTCCCCAACCTGTTGGCGCCCATCGTCGTTGGTGGCATCGGCATCGGCATGGCCGTCGTCCCGCTGACCCTGTCGGCCATCGCCGGCGTAGGTTTCGACCGGATCGGCCCGGTGTCGGCGATCGCGCTAATGCTGCAAAGCCTCGGCGGGCCCCTCGTGCTGGCCGTCATTCAGGCGGTGATCACCTCGCGCACGCTGTACCTGGGCGGCACCACCGGCCCGGTGAAGTTCATGAACGACGCGCAGCTGCATGCACTTGACCACGGCTACACCTACGGCCTGCTGTGGGTGGCCGGAGCGGCCGTCATCGTCGGCGGCGCAGCGGTGCTCATTGGGTACACCCCCGAGCAGGTCGCCCACGCGCAGGAGGTCAAGGAAGCGATCGACGCCGGCGAGCTGTAG